In Embleya scabrispora, the DNA window CCCGGCGGGTGTGCAGGTGAGTCCGAGGTCCCAGCTGTAGGCGCCGATGGTCTCGGTGTAGCCCTGGGCGATGAGGTCGATGGGGTCGGGTGGCAGCCACGCGGGCGGGTGGGCGATGGTGAGGCGGTCGCCGACGTCGAGGGTGATGGCGGCGGCCGTCAGGTGGGGCGCGGCGGCGAGGTCGACGTGTACGAGGGGGTAGCGGGCCTCGTTCCAGGTGCCCAGGTGCAGGCGCCACCCGGCGTGGTCGGCGGGCTGGGTGTCGTCGGCGAGGTTGAGGGTGATCGCCTCGTCGTAGCGGCCGACGCCGGTCGGCGGCGGCAGGGTCGACAGCGGTGTGGTGGTGTCGACGGCGCGCGCGGAGGAGCCGCCGGCGCGGGTGACGGTGACGTCGTTGCGGACCGCCTGGTCGTCGTCGACCGGCTCCAGGGGCGGCGCGACCTCGCCCGGCGCGGCGTAGTCGAGGGCGAGCCGCGGTGTCTGGTTGTAGAGGGAGGTGCGGGGTCGATAGCACAGGGCGACGGTGTCGCGGGCCTCGTACAGCACGCCGCCGTCCGCGTCGGCGGCGTCCTGCAGGAGCGTGAGGAGGGTGTCGGGGCGTTGGGGTCCCATCGACACCTGGTCGTCGACGTTGCCGTAGACCCGGGCGGTGATGCCTTCCTCGCCGGCCAGGCGGGCGATGCGGGCACCGGCCGTCTCGTGGTTGAACCCGTGGTCGGCGAGGGCGTACGCGTCGGTCGTGTCGGTGGCGAAGACGGCCAGGTGCCCGATGCGCGTCTTGTCGAGTTGGGCGCCGAACACGGTGTCGATGCTGGTGATCGCGCCGGCATCACCCGGGTAGGTCCCCGTCAGTTGGCCGGCGTCGCCACCGATGTTGTCCCACCGGATCAGCCAGTCGACGTCGGACCCGTTCTGGGTGACCGACACCTGTTGACGCACCCACCCGCCGAACTTGCCGTCGACGAGGATCGCGATGTTGACGGGCAGTCCGCCGGCATCGTCGAACGCCTGGAGGAAGAACTCGCCGTCGCGGGCGGTGACGTGCCATCGGATGGCGGTGCCGGCGGAGCGCCAGCCGATGATCTCCGACCCGACGGTGGGGATCGAGTCGGCGGGCACGAAGTACACGAACTCGATGCACCATTGCCCGGTCGGCACGGCGGGGGTGGGCACGGTGGCACTCATCGACGCGGCGGCGTTGATCGTGGGCAGCGCCGACGATCCGGCCAGGGTGTCGTCCGCGGCGAACGAGAACCCGTCGACGGCCAGAGGGTCGACGTTCGCGATGGGCGAGTAGGCGCGGGTCGCGTCGCGCTCCTCCTCCATCGGCCAATAGGCCAGGGGCGAGCGCGACGGGATGCGCCGGCGCAGCGTGGAGTCCAGGGGGGACGCGCCCTGGCCGAGGCGGCGCAGGACGCCGGCGGCCTGGAGCGGCACCCACACGTCCCGGCCGGACACGTCCCACCGGGCGGGCCATGCGGACACCTCGCCGACGAAGCGCGTGGCGCGGTTGCCGACCGCGGTGCCGGTGACGCTCCAGGCGCGGCCGGCGGAGTCGACGAACGAGGTGGTGCCGGCGGCCTGGGCGGCGAATTGCGGGTCCGCGACGATCGTGCCGTTGATGCCGTTGCGGACCTGCGCGGCGTGGACCCGGCCGGATGCCGGGGTGAACGTGAACCCGGTCAGGTCGCCGATCTGGAGGGGTGCGCCGCCGGCGACGAGGGCGGTGGTGCCGGTGGTGCCGGTGACGGGCGCGCCGATCATGGTCCAGGGGCCGGCGATGGTCGGCGCCTGGTAGAAGGTGGCCGTGTATTCGCCGGCGCCGTTGTTGACGTCGAGGGTCGCGCGTACCGCCAGGCGATCGGTCGGGGGGAGGTCGATCGCGGTGGTGGTGCCCGGTTGGAGGAACGCGCCGCCGCTGTCGAACCAGGCGAGGTACAGGTAGCCGCGCTGGACCAGGAGCCGCCAGGCGCGGTCGGTTCCGCTGCCCCATTTCGCGATGAGTTCGACGGTGCCGCCGGTGAACCAGTTGTCCAGGGTGGCGTCGAGGCGGATGTCGATGTCGCCGGTGATGTCCAGGGCGGCGGTGTCGGGTGTCGACGCCCGGGCGCCCGCGGTGCCGGGCAGGTCCAGGGCGGTCGGCCCGGCGGCGACCGTCACCCGGATCGGCGTGTTGCGGCCGATGCGCCCGTAGTAGGGGCTCGTCGGGTTCCGCGGCGAGTACTTCCCGGAGCGGTTGTTGAGGGTGAGGGTGCATTTGCCGGCGTCGACGCGGGCGGCCTCGTCGGCGCGGCCGCGGGTAATGGTGATCGCATCGCGCAGGTACACGTCGCCGGTGATGTCGGTCCAGGTGCCGCCGACGCTGAGGTCGACGCGCACAGGCAGCGGGGTCTGCGGAAACGCCACGGTGCTCGCTCCTTTCAGGTGCCGAATGCGACCTGCGCGCTGCCGCGTCCGTCGACGCGGACCATGCGGCGGATCATGCGTTTCAGGTCCTCGTCGGCGCCGGTGACGTCGAGGACCAGGCGCACGGTCCCGTCGCCTCCCCCTCCCGCGCGCGAGAGCGGTGTGACGCGGGCGCCGGTGGGCAGGTCGAGGACTTCCGGGCCGGCGTCGCCGACGACGACCCGGCCGCCGCGGACGATGTCACCACCGCGCGCCAGGTAGGGGATGTCGGGGGTGCCCAGGGTGAACGACGGGATGCTCACGCCCATGAACGAGCCGCCGCCGACGGTGAAACTGAGCCGGTTCCAGCCGCCGATCACGCCGTTCACGGCGCCCCGGAACCCGTCCGAGATGCCGTTCCACATGCCGGCCGTGGCGCTGGTCACGCGTCCCGGGAGCGCGCCGAGCCAGGACATCACGCCGTTGAAGGTGTCGCGGATGCCGTCGCCCATGGCGATGGCGCCGCCGGCGATCCCGTCCCAGACGGCCACGACTCCGGGCCACAGGGTGCCGGTGAACCAGCCCGCGACCGACTGGATCGTCGACCAGGTCGCGTTCCACGCGCCGGTCACGATCGCGCGGAACGTCTCGCTGTGCTGCCACAGGAGCACGATCGTGGCGATCAGGGCGATGATCCCGATGATCACCCAGGTGATCGGGGAGGCGGCCATGGCCGCGTTCCACAGCCACTGCACGGCGGTCGCCGCGGCGGTGGCGCCGGACCACACGACCTGCGCGGCGGCCCAGGCCATCATGCCCGCCTTGACGATCAGGACCGCCGCGGCCAGGCCCGCCAGGGTCAGCAGCACGGGCCGCATGTACTGCTGGTGTGTCTGCCCGAACTGCACGATCACGCCGCCGATGTCGGCGAGTTTCGCCATCGCGGTGCGCTTGAACGCCTCCAGCTTGCGTGACGGGTCCTTCGAGAGGGTGTCCGTCATGCGGGTGGCGGCGCCGGCGGTGTTGTCCATGCCGGTGGCCGCCGCCGCGCTGGCGGGGTTCAGCGCGAACAGGGCGTCGGCCATCACGGTGCCCGGGTCGCCGAACAGCGCCGTGGCAGCGTTGAGTTTCGTGGACTCGTCCTTGGTGCCGCGCAGCGCGTCCAGGGTGATCTGGAGTGCGGACGCGGCGGTCGGCCCACCCTTGGCGATCTTCGCCGCCATGTCGTCGGCGTCCAGGCCGATGCTCTTGAACGCGTCCTTCGCGGCCTGCCCGCCGGCCAGGGCGAGTTCGCCGAACTGGCCGATGGCGTCGGCGACCTGGTCGATGTCGCGGGCGCCGCCCTTGACGCCCTGGGCGAGCAGCGCCATCGCGGTGGTGCCGTCCAAGCCCAATCGTCTGAACTGGGTGGAGTATTCGTTGATTGTGGCTGGCAGGTCGGCCTGCATGCTCTTGGGCAGGGACTGGGCGGCCGAGGTGATCAGGTCGAACGCCTCGGTGCCGTTCTTGGCCAGGCCCGTCTTGATGAGCTGGCCGGCGGCGGTGGCGGTCTCGCCGATGTCGAACTCGAACACCTCGCCCAGGGCCGTGGCCTGTTTGGTCATCCGCACCAGCTCGGCGTCGCTGGTCGTCCCGAGCGAGCTGACCGAGCTGGTCACCCCGATCAGGGCGGTGTTCACGTCCTGGATGCTCTCGCCGAACCCCGCCTTGAACGCGGTGCCCGACAGGCGGGCGACGCGCGCGGCCTGGTCGCCCGTCAGGTCGAGCTGCGCGGCCATCACGCTGTTCGCCCGGCCCATGTCGAGCGAATCGGCGACGCCCTTGCCGAGGGCGCCGGCGATGCCCGCGCTGATCGCGGTGGCGGCGGCGGTGAACTTCTCCTTCATCGCGTTGAGCTGACCCGACGCCCGGTCCTTCGCGATCAGGTTGAACACGAGCGAGGTGTCCGTCATGGTGCCGTCACCTCCGTCGTGCCTTGTCGATCGCTTCGTCGGTGGCCTTCTTGTAGGCGTCGAGCCACGCCAGGACCTCGTCGGTGTCCTCGACGGTCATGGACGCCCACTCCCAGGGCCGGATGCCGAGCAGGTGCGCCGCGTTGCCGAGCTGCCCTAGTCGGCGGTCGGCGGCGGCGCTTTTCCCTCGTGCGCCCGGTCGTCGTAGGCGGTCTCGATCTCGGTGTCCAACTGCGACAGGACCGCGGCGAGTTCGTCACCGCGCAGGTTCTCGACCGCCTCGGCCCGCAGCGTCAGCAGCTCGGCCCGGGAGAACTCCAGCGTGAGTTCGTCCCAGGCGAAATCGACGTCGCCGAATCGCAGTTTGGGGTGTTCGCGGCGCAGGAACGTGAACAACAGCGCACGCCGGCACAGGGCGTGTCCCTCCACGACGTCCTTGGTGAACTGGCCGAACGAGCGGTCCGTCCGGCGCTCCAGGTCCTCCCGCTCGACGGACATCAACCGGCGCGGGTCGTAGCGCCACCGGGTCGGCTCCTCGGCACCCTCGGGGTGGTAGACCAAGTACACGCGTGCTCCTAGGTGGGTGGGATGCGGTTGGCGATGCGGGCGGCCATGGACTCCATGGCGTCGCGGATGGCCTCGGCGTACAGGTGCCCGCGGCGGGCCATCGCCCGGTCGAACCAGTCGAGCGAGCCGCGCTGTTCGTGCCACACGTCGGTCTTGTAGATCTGCGTGCGCCACGTCTCCTGCTGGGTGCGCTTGGGGGCGTTCGCGAACCCGCGGATGTTCGGCGTCTTGCGGGCCTTGACCCGGGCGCCGGACCAGCGGCCGCCCAGCTTGACCTCGTTGCGGATGCGGCGGGCGATCGAGGCCCGCAGCCCGGGGGACGCGGTGCCCATCCCGGCGGACGCCATGCCCATGATTCCCGAGCGGGCGTCCTGGATCGCCGGAGCCAAGGCGGCGCGCAGGTTCTGCGCGAGTTCCTTGCGGAGTTCCTTGCCGTCGGCCTCGGCGCGGATCGCGCGGACGAGGGCGTCAAGGCCGTCGTGACTGACACTGAGGTCGACCGGCGGGTCGGGCCTGGACATCAGGCCGTCGCCCGAGTGACCGCGCCGGACGTGGGATAGGACACCTTCACGCTCGCGTCGTCGCCGACGCCGCCTTCGAGGGGGTTCCAGCCGTTGATCAGCAGGCTGCCGGTGTATTTCGGGTTCGAGGTGCCGACGGCGGCCTGGTCGGCGCGCACCTCGAACGGCACGACCTGGCCCAGGAGCGGCCACATGATCGAGTCCAGTTTGGTCGCGGCGAAGTCCTGCTTGAACTCCAGGGCCACTTCACCGGACTTGAGACCGCCCAGGACTTCCTTCCACCCGAGCGATGCGTAGGTGGTGACGTCCTTGTCCTCGACCTCGACCGAGACCTCGGCCTTCGTGGCGTAGGAGGACAGGTCGTTGGCGTTGATCGAGACGTAGGCGGCGAGCAGGACCATCTTGGGCATGGGGTCACCTGATTCCGAGGGCGGCGGCGAGCATGAACGAGGGGGTGGTGCCGGTGATGGTCCACGCGAGCCGGTAGTAGGTGTCGGTGATCGCGGTCCCGTCGGTGCGCAGCGTCTGGCCGCCGGGCGCGGTCGCCGCGGTGAACGTGGCGCGGGTGGTGGGGCTGGGGAATCCGATGGCGTCGTCCGACTCGACGCGTGCGGTGATGCTCGGGCCGGCGGTGCCGGCGACCGAGAGCACGTGCAGCGCGGCGTACAGCCGCTTCCCGGCGGGCACCGCGCCGAGCTGCATCGCGGTGCCGACGCCGGTGACCGTGCGGGCGGTGCCGGGCGGATGCGCGATGCTGCCGCGCACCAGGGGCCAACTGGATTTGGCGGTGCCCTTCCAGGGCGCGATCTCGCCGACCTGGTCGCCGAGGCCGTAGTCCGCGCGCAGGGCCTGGGTGAAGTAGGCGAGGTCGCCGACGGCGGCGCCCGCCGGGCCGATCGTCCAGGGCCCGATGCCGCCGAACTGGGCCCACGACGCGTCGTCGACCATGCTCGGGTCGCCAGCCTCCCAGTAGCCCTCGGCGGCAATCTCCGCCGAGGACAGGCCGCCCAGGACTTCCTTCCAGCCGCCGGACCCGTAGGTTGTGGCGTCCTTGTCCTCGACCTCGGCGGAGATCTCGACCTTGGTCGAGGCGCCGGTCAGGTCGACACCGGCGGCGAACGCCCGCACGCCGAGCAGGATCATCTTGGTCATGGGTCAGTCACCGTCCCCGATCACGCGGATGGTCAGTTCGGCGCCGACGTACTGGGTACCGGCGTGCTCGTACCAGCGGTAGCCGGCGATGCGGGTCACGTGAAGGTCGTCCGCGAGACCGCCCAGCGCGGCCTCGCCCGGCGCGCCGCGGGCCGCTTCGATCGCCTGCTTGAGGGACGCGGGTCCGGCGCCGGAGAGCATCGCGTCGAGGTGGCGCTGCGCGGATCGGTCGTCGCCGCGGCCGACCAGGACCCTGCACGTGAACTCGACCTGGTCCTGGCCGCGGCCGAAGACACGGTCGAACTCGACGCTGTACTCGCCGACGAAGAAGTGCGGTTCGACCACGCTGTCCGGGGTGTATCCGGAGCACGTGAGCTTGCCGACGCCGGAGGGCAGGACGACGGCGCGGGCGGCGGTGGCGATGGCCGCGCGCACGGCGGAGATCTGCACGTCGAACCTCCTATCCGAAGCCGGGCAGCCGGAGCGCTTCGAGCAGGCCCGCGACGTCCGGGTCGACGCGTCCCAGACGCATGACGCCCCAGTCGGCGGAGCCGAGCACGCCCTCGGGCGAGTCCTTGCGGCGATACAGCCGCAGCGCCTGGATCTGGGTGGCCTGCACGACGTCGTCCGGGATCGCGGGCCATCCCCATCGGGCGGTGACGCGCACCCGGGACAGGCCGTAGCCCGCGTCCCATTCGCCGGTGCGGCGGCTGAGGGCGGTGATCGGCTCCAGGTCCGTGAGGGCGTTGTCGGGCGTGGTCTCGTAGTTCGTCGTCGTGGTCCAGGACCCGGGCCCACCGAGTTCGACGACCAGGCCGTCGAGGCTGCCGATGTCGTCGACCAGGAGGTGTTCGCCGTCGTGGTCGCGCATCGCCCGCAGCGTCGGCCGGTAGATCCGTTGGACGGGTGCCGGGTCGAGCCAGAACCGGCGGCCGGTCAGCCGCTCGACGAACCGGCTTGCGGTGGCGATGGCTTGGGTGAGCAGCGCATCGGCGGTGGTGTCGTCGGGGTCGAGGCGTAGTTGTGCCTTGAGCGCGACGAGGTTGGTGTATTCGTTGGCCATCGGGGTTACTCGTCGGCGTCGTCGGGTGCCCGGCCGCGGCTGCGGCGGCCGCCGGCCGCCCGGCGCGTGCCGATGGGCCCGGTCGGCGTCGGCACGGGAGCGGCGGTGTGTCGACCGGGGTCGGGGGTGCGGTCGACGGGCCCGCCGCCCGGGTCGGTCACCGGCCGGTCGTCGGTGGTGTCGTCGTGGTGCCCGCGCGCCGCCAGCTCCCGAGTGACCTCGGCGGCGCGGTCGGTGCGGTTCTGCGACAGGTAGACGGCGCGTTCGCGCAGCAGGGCGGCGATCTCGCGTCGGGTGCGGTCGTCGGGGACGTCGGGGGTCATGGTGTCCTCGCTCATTCGGGCACCACCAGCAGGACCGCGCGGTAGGTGACGCTGGGCGTGGTGCCGGCGACGGTCGAGGTGACGCGCACGTAGGGCCGGGTGATGGTGGCGGCGGCAATCCGGTTGCCGACGCCGGTGAGTTGGGCGGTGCCGCTGCCGGGGACCGCGGTCCAGTCGGTACCGTTGCCCGACTCCTCGAGGGAGCAGTCCAGGGTCGGTGTGCCGGATGCGGCGGTGCAATGGACGGTCAGTACAACGTCGGCGGCATAACCGGCGGCGGTGACCGGGCTGCCGGTGTGGGTGCCGGTGGTGCGCGCGGCCAGCGGCAGCGCGACGTCACCGGACACGGGGCGCAGGCCCATCGTGTCGGTCTCCTCCCGAGAGGGGTGTGCGTCGGCGGCCGCGGGCCCGAGGGCGGCGGCCGCCGACGTCGCGGATCAGAACGCGGGCGTGACCAGGCCGGTGCCGCCGACCTTCTGCATGCCGTTCGCGTATCGGCCGAAGGTGTACGCGAAGTAGGAGTAGGCGACCAGGAGCACGCCGAGGTTCGCGGCCGCGGCCTGCTCGGCGCGGATGAACAGCGGCGCGTTCGGGTCCTCCCACAGGTGGCACTCGCTCGCGGGGACGACGTACAGCTCGTCCTCGTTGGTGCCGGTGCCGTAGTTGGTGGCGATGTTGTTGTCGACGATCACCTCCAGCCCGCAGGGCAGGACGCCGCGCGGGCCGCTGCCGTAGCTGCTGGCCGAGTCGGCGGTGCCGCTCGCCTGGACGGGCACTCCCGACCAGTTGATCAGCGGCCAGGTGCTCGACATCTGGCTGGAGAGCCAGTACCAACGGCGCGAGTGCATCACCGCGTGCGTGGGCCGGCCCATCGCCAGCAGCGCGGCCTCCACGCCCGCGGCGGCGCCGAGGATCTTCGGGTACATCTCGGCGCCGGTGGGCGTGCCGTCGGTGTACGCCAGCGCAGTGGCCACGTTCGTCAGACCCGTGGTGGCCTGGTTGAGGAGCGTGGCGTCGAGCTTGGTGGCGACCCGGTTGAACAGGTCCTGCATCGTGACGTCCTCGATGCCGGTACCTCGGTCGATCGCCTGCCGGGACACGGTCTGCTGCCCGGCGGCGGTCTGCACCGGCACGGTCAGCAGGGTGTCGTCCATGTTCGTCTCGGACACCGCCGCGTTCTCCGCTGCCTGGATCTCGGCCGAGGACGCGGTGGTGATGCGCGAGATGTTCACGCTCATGCCCTGCTCGGGCAGCTCGTGGCGGTTGCACACGTCGGCGAACGGGCGCAGGGCGGCGGTGGCCGGCGCGTACAGGTCGGTCAGGTACTGCGGCACGGTCAGACCCGCGAACGCGCCGGTGCCGACCGCGCGCGCCATGTACTCCGCGCGCTCGATGCGTTCCTCGGCCATGTGCCGCGACAGCCGGCCGGCCGCCTCGACGTCCTGAAAGAGGAACTGCCGGCTGATGTCCATCAGGAACTGCTTGCCGCGCCGGTCGGTGTCGGGCCGGTAGGTGCGCTCCTCGGTGCCCACCCGGGCGACGCGGTCGTAGGCCGGCGCCCGGGTCTGCGTCGGCGCGACCTCGCGCTGTGCCGCGGCACGTTCCATCTCCTCCGTCTTGATCTTGTTGGCGTTGGCGAGCTTGTTGCCGATGCCCTCGATGTCGGCGGCGGCCTGGTCGCGCGCGGCGAACAGCTCGGCGACGCGTTCGTCCTCCTCGGCGCTCAGCGCCGAGCGCCCGTCCTGCTGGGCCTTCGCCAGGATGAGCTCGATCTCCTTGCCGCACTTAGTGCGGCGCTTCTTCGCGGCCTCCTGCTCGACCTCGATGGAGGCGATGAGGTCGTCGATTCCGGGCATGCCGAAGTCCTTCCGGTGGATCGGGAGTTGGGTGTGATGCGTGACCCGGTGCGGCACGGGTGATCTGCCGGTCCGCGTCGGGGGTCGCGCCTCCGGGCGATCTGCCGGACGGCGTACACGAAGGGGGGCGGTGCGGTGGCTCAGGTCTCGGCGTCGTCCTGGACCAGCAGGCGGGTGCGGACCATCGCGATCGACCGCCCCACGGGCGCTGCGGCCCGGGCGGCGGGCGCCGCCGGCGCCGGGTGTGCGAGCGGGGCGGTGTCGCCGACGTCGCCGCGGCGGCCCAGGAGCGCGTACGCCTCCTGGGCGACCAGCGGCGGCAGGGTGGGGATCGACGCGAGGAATTCGCCGGACCGTGCGCTGATGGAGGTGTGCGGGTTCGCGCCGTAGGTGACCGGGCCGACGTCGCCGCGTTCCAGGTCGAACGCCTCGATGCGGTACTCGGAGTAGTCCGGGGACCAGCGGCCCGAGGTGATGCGGAACATGAACGACTGCTCGCGCACGTCGTCGTCCTCGATCGCCTGCACCAGCAGTTGCACATCGCTGCGCTTGGGGTTGAGCCAGGCCCGGCAGCCGAGGCCGGCGTCGTCGGCCCACAGCTCCAGCCGGCCGTTGCGGGTGCCGGCCATCGGGGTACCGGCGTGGTTGAACCGGAACACGACCTCGGGGTTCGCGGCCAGCGTCGCGTCCGCGGCGCCGGCGGAGACGATCTCGGTGTAGGGGCCGAACATGTCCCACATCTCGTAGCCCTGCTCGAACGCCGACGCGTAGCCCTCGACCTGGTAGTACTGCAAGCCGTCCCGGTCGACCAGCTTGGCGCGGAGCTTCGCACCGAACCGGAGCTCGGGTGTCTCGGGCCGGTCGCGCGGCACCGCCATCGGGGCGGTGCCGGCGGCCGAGCGGCGGGCGGTCGCGGCGGCGGCGCGCAGGCCGGCCGGTGAGGTCATGACAATGCTCCCGATGTCGCGGTGGTCGGTGTGGTCTTGGGTCCGCCGAACAGCCGGTCGAACTCGGCGAGTTGCGCGTCGGTGAACGGCTGCCGGTCCTCCAGCGCACGCGCCTCGGACGGCGCCAGGACGCGGGCCTCGATCTGCGTCCGGATGGCCTGGGCCCGCGCCGCCGGATCCATCCGCAACAGCGCGTCGGAGTTGAGCTTGACGAACCGCGGCCGCGACGTGAGCCGGGACAGCGCGTCCTCACGGCGGAAGATCGCCGGCCCCAGATTCATGATCAGGAACTGGAGGTTGCGTTGGCTGATGTTCGCGTAGGTCATCGAACTGCCGGACACGCCGGCGTCGATCAGGTCGCCCGGCACGTCGAAGAACCTGGCGATGTCCCCGATCCCGAATCGTTTGGCGTCGACCCAGCCTGCGGCGGACGCCTCGGCCTGGATGGGCTTGTACTCCCAATCGTTGCCGGTGACGAACAGGTCCCGGTTCTGCGTGGCGCTCTTGAACCTGCGCTTGGTCTCGTCGGCCTGGTCCGCCGTGATGGTCTTGGCGGTGTTGCGCAGGTGCGCCGAGGGGATCGCCCCGCCGCCGAACCAGTCCAGGGCGAACTGCTGGATCGACAGGTACTCGCCGATCGACCAGGACGCGTACGCCACCGGCGACAGGCCGACCGGCAAACC includes these proteins:
- a CDS encoding phage tail tape measure protein, with amino-acid sequence MTDTSLVFNLIAKDRASGQLNAMKEKFTAAATAISAGIAGALGKGVADSLDMGRANSVMAAQLDLTGDQAARVARLSGTAFKAGFGESIQDVNTALIGVTSSVSSLGTTSDAELVRMTKQATALGEVFEFDIGETATAAGQLIKTGLAKNGTEAFDLITSAAQSLPKSMQADLPATINEYSTQFRRLGLDGTTAMALLAQGVKGGARDIDQVADAIGQFGELALAGGQAAKDAFKSIGLDADDMAAKIAKGGPTAASALQITLDALRGTKDESTKLNAATALFGDPGTVMADALFALNPASAAAATGMDNTAGAATRMTDTLSKDPSRKLEAFKRTAMAKLADIGGVIVQFGQTHQQYMRPVLLTLAGLAAAVLIVKAGMMAWAAAQVVWSGATAAATAVQWLWNAAMAASPITWVIIGIIALIATIVLLWQHSETFRAIVTGAWNATWSTIQSVAGWFTGTLWPGVVAVWDGIAGGAIAMGDGIRDTFNGVMSWLGALPGRVTSATAGMWNGISDGFRGAVNGVIGGWNRLSFTVGGGSFMGVSIPSFTLGTPDIPYLARGGDIVRGGRVVVGDAGPEVLDLPTGARVTPLSRAGGGGDGTVRLVLDVTGADEDLKRMIRRMVRVDGRGSAQVAFGT
- a CDS encoding head-tail connector protein, translated to MANEYTNLVALKAQLRLDPDDTTADALLTQAIATASRFVERLTGRRFWLDPAPVQRIYRPTLRAMRDHDGEHLLVDDIGSLDGLVVELGGPGSWTTTTNYETTPDNALTDLEPITALSRRTGEWDAGYGLSRVRVTARWGWPAIPDDVVQATQIQALRLYRRKDSPEGVLGSADWGVMRLGRVDPDVAGLLEALRLPGFG
- a CDS encoding phage major capsid protein; amino-acid sequence: MPGIDDLIASIEVEQEAAKKRRTKCGKEIELILAKAQQDGRSALSAEEDERVAELFAARDQAAADIEGIGNKLANANKIKTEEMERAAAQREVAPTQTRAPAYDRVARVGTEERTYRPDTDRRGKQFLMDISRQFLFQDVEAAGRLSRHMAEERIERAEYMARAVGTGAFAGLTVPQYLTDLYAPATAALRPFADVCNRHELPEQGMSVNISRITTASSAEIQAAENAAVSETNMDDTLLTVPVQTAAGQQTVSRQAIDRGTGIEDVTMQDLFNRVATKLDATLLNQATTGLTNVATALAYTDGTPTGAEMYPKILGAAAGVEAALLAMGRPTHAVMHSRRWYWLSSQMSSTWPLINWSGVPVQASGTADSASSYGSGPRGVLPCGLEVIVDNNIATNYGTGTNEDELYVVPASECHLWEDPNAPLFIRAEQAAAANLGVLLVAYSYFAYTFGRYANGMQKVGGTGLVTPAF
- a CDS encoding HK97 family phage prohead protease, which gives rise to MTSPAGLRAAAATARRSAAGTAPMAVPRDRPETPELRFGAKLRAKLVDRDGLQYYQVEGYASAFEQGYEMWDMFGPYTEIVSAGAADATLAANPEVVFRFNHAGTPMAGTRNGRLELWADDAGLGCRAWLNPKRSDVQLLVQAIEDDDVREQSFMFRITSGRWSPDYSEYRIEAFDLERGDVGPVTYGANPHTSISARSGEFLASIPTLPPLVAQEAYALLGRRGDVGDTAPLAHPAPAAPAARAAAPVGRSIAMVRTRLLVQDDAET
- a CDS encoding phage portal protein produces the protein MSLFTRRSGPHPTADQLIPTRTDRRVGIATVTNETALRHSAIWSCLRLRANLVSTMPVDVYRRVGGLKVEVPTPPVLVTPGGDRVGIQEWLYATQFDLDRAGNCFGLITARDGLGLPARIDLVSLADVSVLHRADGITYRIGGTVYQPDEVWHERQYTVAGLPVGLSPVAYASWSIGEYLSIQQFALDWFGGGAIPSAHLRNTAKTITADQADETKRRFKSATQNRDLFVTGNDWEYKPIQAEASAAGWVDAKRFGIGDIARFFDVPGDLIDAGVSGSSMTYANISQRNLQFLIMNLGPAIFRREDALSRLTSRPRFVKLNSDALLRMDPAARAQAIRTQIEARVLAPSEARALEDRQPFTDAQLAEFDRLFGGPKTTPTTATSGALS